In Streptomyces sp. NBC_00483, a single window of DNA contains:
- a CDS encoding helix-turn-helix transcriptional regulator → MKTKLQAARKARGWSQTELMDALYEAAERLGTELPSQSSLKTQISMFENGRRDPGPEYQALFSEVYRETRAALGFALETAPSQLDSLPVSPMPHAPAPTASPAVLDYLRSTFVQHAQGEPLVGPRFLIAPVQAQVPLIEQLCSDTFGALRSDVLRVGARYSEFLGWLYQDTGDSRSAMLWTNRALDYARELNDPTLTSYISQRRSNIASEAGSPGYAVGLATAALAEATKLPNQVRAVALRAQANSFALLGNSDESARSLDAARELAAQPPDDSDGLAGYVSPSYIDMEAANCAIALNEPEEAVKTLEESLTRWPTQQQRDRGLCLARLATAYAQLGDLEGAVNTGAEAAGIAEATGSARILDQLTRLQAHLTKFSKLVEVAELNRTLGTMRGS, encoded by the coding sequence TAATGGACGCCCTGTATGAGGCCGCAGAGCGGCTTGGCACCGAGTTGCCGTCGCAGTCCAGCCTGAAGACACAGATCTCGATGTTCGAGAACGGTCGGCGCGATCCGGGGCCCGAGTATCAGGCGCTGTTCTCTGAGGTCTACCGGGAGACCCGGGCGGCGCTCGGGTTTGCCCTGGAGACTGCGCCGTCCCAACTCGATTCCTTGCCGGTATCCCCGATGCCCCATGCTCCCGCGCCCACTGCGTCTCCGGCGGTCCTGGACTACCTGAGATCGACATTCGTCCAGCACGCACAAGGGGAACCGCTCGTCGGCCCCCGATTCCTCATTGCGCCAGTACAAGCGCAGGTGCCGCTCATCGAGCAGCTTTGCTCGGACACCTTCGGGGCGCTGCGCAGCGATGTCCTGCGCGTGGGCGCCCGATACTCCGAGTTCCTGGGGTGGCTCTACCAGGACACAGGAGACTCGCGGTCGGCGATGCTGTGGACGAACCGCGCCCTCGACTACGCCCGCGAGCTGAACGACCCCACGCTGACTTCCTATATCTCCCAGAGGCGCAGCAATATCGCGAGCGAGGCGGGAAGCCCTGGGTACGCCGTGGGACTCGCCACGGCCGCACTCGCGGAGGCGACCAAGCTGCCGAACCAGGTTCGAGCGGTGGCGCTCCGGGCTCAGGCCAACTCGTTCGCCCTGCTCGGCAACTCAGACGAAAGCGCGCGCTCTCTTGATGCGGCGCGCGAACTGGCGGCTCAGCCGCCGGACGACAGCGACGGCTTGGCCGGATACGTCTCGCCCTCGTACATCGACATGGAGGCGGCCAACTGCGCGATTGCGCTCAACGAGCCAGAGGAGGCGGTCAAGACGCTCGAAGAGAGCTTGACGCGGTGGCCCACGCAGCAACAGCGAGACCGCGGTCTGTGCCTCGCTCGGTTGGCCACGGCGTACGCACAGCTTGGCGATCTCGAAGGGGCAGTGAACACGGGGGCCGAGGCGGCGGGCATCGCTGAGGCCACGGGTTCGGCTCGAATCCTCGACCAGCTCACTCGGCTACAGGCGCACCTCACGAAGTTCAGCAAGCTGGTAGAGGTTGCCGAACTCAACCGAACTTTGGGCACTATGAGGGGGAGCTGA
- a CDS encoding creatininase family protein: MNLLPTITTTDVQEQAPRVAVLPIGSYEQHGAYLPLVTDTAIACIIVRELADAYPVLALPPISIACSHEHGTWAGTVSISARTLHSVVTDIAASLEASGIRKLVLVNGHGGNYVLSNIVQEANLTEARMTLFPQGREWNRSRDRAGLVSDAHGDMHAGEIETSILLHSEPSLVREGYETADHDGGERPFLLTHGMKAYTETGVIGFPSYATAEKGKAVLTSLVEDFAEHLRALGE; encoded by the coding sequence GTGAACCTGCTTCCCACGATCACCACTACGGACGTCCAGGAACAGGCACCCCGAGTAGCGGTGCTCCCGATCGGCTCGTACGAGCAGCATGGGGCCTACCTCCCGCTCGTCACGGACACGGCCATCGCGTGCATCATCGTCCGCGAGCTGGCCGACGCGTACCCCGTACTCGCTCTCCCGCCCATCTCCATCGCGTGCAGCCACGAGCACGGCACGTGGGCCGGAACGGTGAGCATCAGCGCGCGTACGCTCCACTCGGTGGTTACGGACATCGCGGCGTCGCTCGAAGCGTCCGGCATCCGCAAACTCGTTCTCGTCAACGGCCACGGCGGGAACTACGTGCTCTCCAACATCGTCCAGGAAGCCAACCTGACTGAGGCGCGCATGACGCTCTTCCCGCAGGGGCGCGAGTGGAACAGGTCCCGCGATCGCGCCGGCCTCGTGTCCGACGCTCACGGCGACATGCACGCGGGGGAGATCGAGACGTCCATCCTGCTCCACTCGGAGCCGAGTCTCGTACGCGAGGGATACGAGACCGCGGACCATGACGGAGGCGAGCGCCCGTTCCTCCTCACTCACGGCATGAAGGCGTACACCGAAACCGGCGTCATCGGTTTCCCGTCGTACGCGACAGCTGAGAAGGGGAAGGCCGTTTTGACGAGCCTCGTGGAGGACTTTGCCGAGCATCTTCGAGCTCTGGGGGAGTAG